TGTCCAAAATCTCCTCCACGAATTTCTCAGGGTTCTTGAATACTAGTAGAGCTGAATCTTCCACGGCACTCTTCCCATTACCGGCTAGCTTGCTCGGTTTGGCTGCACCGATTGAGAAAAATTGAGCAATGACATTTGAAGCAAATGCTTACCACCTCATAAGATCAGTCATACCTGAAGCAACAGGCTTAGTTTTCTCTGCTGACACATTCTTTGAAGCAGTTTGAATAGAAGCTGTTTTGGTAGGAAGCTCAGGAACAACAACTGAATTAGACGGAACATAAACAGCTAGATCTGGAGGCTGGTCTTTACCAACCACTGGGTTGGCCTGTAACAGTAAAAACAATAGTTTAAAAGGTCAaaacctcaaaaaaaaaaggaaaatgagaTCTCAATTCTCAGGTTAGAGGTTTAGAACATTTACCTCAAGATCAATGTATACAGAATCTCTCCCAATCGACTGAAGAAACTTGTCTAGACCCAATGTGTTGAGAGCTGAGAAATGATACGAATAAAACGAATTAAGTGTCTAAAGttcaaatctaaaaataaaaccataaaacaaactTACAGACTGAGACGTCGTTAGACAATGGGTGGAAGATGCAGCGTGTTTGGTTCTTGAATTTTTGGTCTAACAAGAGCGACACATCTCTTTAGCAAAGAAAAGTTTCAAAAACAATGTCAGCCAACGGATCAACAAATGCACGAGAGGCACATGTATGAGTCAATGTTAAGGAAGACGATACCTTGCTGACTCATTTACAACTGCAAACGGAGTAACACATCCAAGGGATACCTTTTAAGAAAAAAGATTGTCGAAAAATTAAAGTTACAAACTTACGCTAAAGCAAAACAAACTATTCATGTCATTTGTCAGGAAAACAATTACTAACACGTTTCAACTGTGGTTTattacaagataaaaaaaagtagCTAGCCTAGGAGTGGAAGAGAGAATGAAAAAATACCTGCAAAAGCTCAGAAAGTGCTTCCTCAGGAGCCATTCTTATTCCTCCTTTTCCCAGACCGAGTCTCTGAGATAAAACTGTTTGCATTGGAAGACACAGAGGACACCCATTATTAACATCAAAACTGTTTCACAAGCCAAGTGACttcttttaaataaacaaaaaaaggtCTTACCTTTCATGTCAACTTTTGTATCTGTCATGGCTGAAACGATGTAATATCGATTTTTCTTGTCCTACAGAAACAAAACATGTGAGTCACTTACAAGTAGCAAAACTCTAGAGGGAGTTAGTTATAACTACATAATGAAGATTACCTTCAAAAAGAGGTTCTTACTTAGTGCACCCTCGCTACTGCTTACATACTTAGCCTggagatatatttaaataaagagAGGAAATCAATCCATAGATTAGCATCacatttttttgataagatCTACAGTTTGTTTCTTTTGGTAATATCACCTGCTCTTCGACTGTTAGAACAGGAGGATGTTCATACTTGGAATAATCAATCTGA
The sequence above is drawn from the Brassica napus cultivar Da-Ae chromosome A8, Da-Ae, whole genome shotgun sequence genome and encodes:
- the LOC106371890 gene encoding prolyl-tRNA editing protein ProX → MGFSKDHLLARLQELQIDYSKYEHPPVLTVEEQAKYVSSSEGALSKNLFLKDKKNRYYIVSAMTDTKVDMKVLSQRLGLGKGGIRMAPEEALSELLQVSLGCVTPFAVVNESARDVSLLLDQKFKNQTRCIFHPLSNDVSVSLNTLGLDKFLQSIGRDSVYIDLEANPVVGKDQPPDLAVYVPSNSVVVPELPTKTASIQTASKNVSAEKTKPVASAKPSKLAGNGKSAVEDSALLVFKNPEKFVEEILDKTTALLLSEGKGENVEALAETFRKRLTSEFTHLAVMYKNTAYSQGFYAGTQSQPKRP